A single region of the Thermococcus zilligii AN1 genome encodes:
- a CDS encoding sulfite exporter TauE/SafE family protein has translation MEKTVEAKTMIGIAILTYILASLFAIAGMGAAGVLIPNYITLGLSVHAAMFLGLGQNTAELTVATAMNSRRGLVEWRKVAMILLPAIFLVPVGAYINLKIPRVLVLVAFDLFLLFALYRMLFPRNIKGERAEVTTAALGALEGFIAGLIGMDAAPIALIAFAYLFDNPKKISANTAATALGVSTAALLSYYIMLPSVPIATGTLIGVVTAGFLGGITGVFLMHRVKPNYVRYTILAILGLAFIEVLTKIVASAGQVSGGLYALSVGTVALGALAFLLALVVKSLRGGTKAHAL, from the coding sequence ATGGAGAAGACTGTGGAGGCGAAAACCATGATAGGTATTGCGATACTCACTTACATCCTTGCGAGCCTCTTCGCAATAGCCGGGATGGGTGCAGCTGGAGTACTCATACCCAACTACATAACCCTCGGATTGAGCGTCCACGCGGCAATGTTCCTTGGCCTCGGCCAGAACACGGCGGAGCTTACCGTCGCAACGGCGATGAATTCGAGGAGGGGACTGGTTGAGTGGAGAAAAGTTGCGATGATCCTGCTACCGGCCATCTTCCTCGTCCCGGTTGGGGCCTACATAAACCTGAAGATTCCCAGAGTGCTCGTCCTCGTTGCTTTCGACCTCTTCCTGCTCTTTGCACTCTACAGGATGCTCTTCCCGCGGAACATCAAAGGGGAGAGGGCAGAGGTTACCACTGCGGCCCTTGGAGCTTTGGAAGGGTTCATCGCAGGGCTGATAGGCATGGACGCCGCACCGATAGCCCTAATAGCCTTCGCGTACCTCTTTGACAACCCCAAGAAGATATCGGCCAACACGGCCGCAACGGCACTCGGCGTTTCCACGGCGGCACTGCTGAGCTATTACATCATGCTCCCCTCCGTTCCGATAGCGACTGGCACCCTGATAGGGGTCGTCACTGCTGGCTTCCTCGGCGGAATAACCGGGGTCTTCCTGATGCACAGGGTGAAGCCAAATTACGTCCGCTACACAATCCTTGCCATACTCGGTCTGGCATTCATCGAGGTTCTCACGAAGATAGTAGCAAGTGCTGGACAGGTTTCAGGGGGGCTTTACGCCCTCAGCGTGGGCACCGTGGCCCTTGGGGCCCTCGCCTTCCTGCTGGCTTTGGTAGTGAAGTCCCTGAGGGGCGGAACAAAAGCCCACGCCCTCTGA
- a CDS encoding sulfide-dependent adenosine diphosphate thiazole synthase: protein MREAEISRAIVEAYFNDLLENLSLDVAIVGAGPSGMVAGYYLAKNGAKVAIFEKKLSIGGGIWGGAMGFNRVVVQEEAREILDEFGIGYRPFRDGLYVADAIEMATTLASRAVKAGVKVFNMVEVEDLVVKENRVAGIVINWTPVKMTGLHVDPLTVEARFVVDSTGHGAQISGHLLKRGLIERIPGEGPMWAEKGEELTVKHTGEAFPGLYVTGMAANALAGAPRMGPIFGGMLLSGRKAAFEILQKLR from the coding sequence ATGAGGGAAGCCGAGATAAGCAGGGCGATAGTGGAGGCCTACTTCAACGACCTCCTCGAGAACCTCTCTTTGGATGTTGCCATAGTCGGAGCAGGCCCCTCCGGAATGGTGGCTGGCTATTATCTTGCCAAAAACGGCGCAAAGGTGGCAATCTTCGAGAAGAAGCTCTCCATCGGCGGCGGCATCTGGGGCGGGGCCATGGGATTCAACAGGGTAGTCGTCCAGGAGGAGGCCAGGGAAATCCTCGACGAGTTCGGGATAGGATACAGGCCCTTCAGGGACGGCCTCTACGTTGCGGACGCCATAGAAATGGCAACAACCCTCGCGAGCAGGGCGGTAAAGGCAGGGGTTAAGGTGTTCAACATGGTAGAAGTCGAGGATTTGGTCGTCAAGGAGAACCGCGTTGCTGGAATAGTCATCAACTGGACACCGGTCAAGATGACGGGCCTTCACGTTGACCCCCTCACGGTCGAGGCCAGGTTCGTGGTTGATTCGACGGGCCACGGGGCACAGATAAGCGGGCACCTCCTCAAGCGCGGGCTGATTGAGAGGATTCCAGGCGAGGGGCCCATGTGGGCCGAGAAGGGCGAGGAGCTGACGGTGAAGCACACGGGAGAGGCATTCCCTGGTCTTTACGTAACAGGAATGGCCGCTAATGCCTTAGCTGGGGCGCCGAGGATGGGGCCGATATTCGGCGGGATGCTGCTAAGCGGAAGAAAAGCGGCCTTTGAAATCCTCCAAAAGCTGAGGTGA
- a CDS encoding helix-turn-helix domain-containing protein has protein sequence MPRWMMEEMGNLRALMMTLKPLLVEPRRSIIKILSGGVKGTNEIYAALKGFGFEMPRSTLYYHLSALEDAGIIEVAGYREEGGGAPEKLWKLKVRKIGIDLVTGEIFKE, from the coding sequence ATGCCGAGGTGGATGATGGAAGAAATGGGTAACCTGAGGGCCCTCATGATGACGCTCAAGCCCCTCCTGGTGGAGCCCAGGAGGAGCATAATCAAAATCCTGAGCGGAGGCGTGAAGGGCACTAACGAGATATACGCGGCCCTGAAGGGGTTTGGCTTTGAAATGCCGCGTTCAACGCTTTACTACCACTTATCTGCTCTCGAAGACGCCGGAATAATCGAGGTAGCAGGCTACCGCGAGGAGGGCGGCGGCGCCCCCGAGAAGCTCTGGAAGCTGAAGGTCAGAAAAATTGGGATAGACCTCGTTACAGGGGAGATTTTCAAAGAGTGA
- a CDS encoding sodium:solute symporter family protein: protein MVLGLTLARPMRVLARYTVPEVLEMRYRSKPLRLLAASLSLLALVGILGAQVWAASAVFEAIGLPGTAGAVFATLVFIAYTALSGLWAVALTDFIQIIIGSIGIFLAVVLGLVKVGGISGLKTALDGMSGLPQPPEEYFSLTSLGPSLLALTLIATVMYTLIGQDFYQRIFAAKDEGTARKGAVYAGILLMALSVLPALAGMLAVALSGNPEAVIDSPKTAVPRLVISVFGGTVGAIFVAAVLAAIMSTADSLLSAATSHIVKDFYEGILGEGDEKKLLRLSVLTTLAVGLLSLGAALAIQGIVELLIYSYDVYTSGVFVPLVLGLYWKRATREGALAGMVTGSLVAILGAAGILNFPYWEYIYVSGALVSAIVMVVVSILTEAEEIDEELEEAFG from the coding sequence CTGGTTCTCGGACTGACCCTCGCGCGGCCAATGCGCGTTCTGGCCCGCTATACAGTCCCCGAAGTCCTTGAGATGCGTTACAGGAGCAAGCCGCTCCGCCTGCTTGCGGCCAGCCTGTCCCTGCTCGCCCTCGTGGGTATTCTCGGGGCGCAGGTCTGGGCGGCCTCGGCGGTGTTCGAAGCGATAGGCCTTCCGGGGACGGCGGGAGCTGTCTTCGCGACACTCGTCTTCATAGCCTACACTGCCCTCTCGGGACTGTGGGCGGTCGCTCTGACGGACTTCATCCAGATCATAATAGGGAGCATCGGGATATTCCTGGCAGTGGTTCTCGGCCTGGTCAAGGTTGGGGGCATCTCCGGCCTCAAAACGGCCCTGGACGGCATGAGTGGACTCCCGCAGCCTCCGGAAGAATACTTCAGCCTGACGTCTCTCGGCCCGTCGCTGCTGGCCCTGACCCTGATAGCAACGGTCATGTACACCCTCATCGGCCAGGACTTCTACCAGAGGATCTTCGCGGCGAAGGATGAGGGGACGGCCAGGAAAGGAGCCGTGTACGCGGGAATACTGCTGATGGCACTCTCGGTGCTGCCGGCCCTCGCGGGAATGCTGGCGGTGGCGCTGTCGGGCAATCCGGAGGCGGTGATAGATTCGCCGAAGACCGCGGTTCCGAGGCTGGTTATCTCGGTCTTCGGCGGCACCGTGGGAGCAATATTCGTTGCCGCGGTACTCGCGGCCATCATGAGCACTGCCGACTCCCTTCTCTCCGCTGCAACCTCCCACATCGTTAAAGACTTCTACGAGGGAATCTTGGGGGAGGGAGATGAGAAAAAGCTGTTGAGGCTCTCGGTGCTCACCACGTTAGCGGTGGGACTGCTCTCCCTCGGGGCGGCGCTGGCGATCCAGGGCATAGTCGAGTTGCTCATATACTCCTACGACGTCTACACCTCAGGAGTCTTCGTCCCCCTGGTGCTGGGACTCTACTGGAAGAGGGCCACCAGGGAGGGTGCTTTGGCGGGAATGGTCACAGGGTCGCTTGTGGCCATTTTAGGGGCCGCTGGAATCCTGAACTTCCCCTACTGGGAGTACATCTACGTGAGCGGTGCACTGGTCTCGGCTATAGTCATGGTAGTAGTCAGCATCCTGACTGAGGCCGAGGAGATCGACGAGGAGCTTGAGGAAGCCTTCGGCTGA
- a CDS encoding 4Fe-4S binding protein, with translation MKTFEYEKCTGCLTCVNFCPHGVYEVCRGCQRICPSGAISYYGDSSFRAGTIRGRSPAF, from the coding sequence TTGAAAACATTTGAATATGAAAAATGCACGGGCTGTCTGACGTGCGTGAACTTCTGCCCCCACGGGGTTTATGAAGTCTGCAGGGGCTGTCAGAGGATATGCCCGAGCGGGGCTATAAGCTATTACGGGGACTCTTCTTTTAGGGCTGGCACCATTAGAGGACGTTCACCAGCGTTTTGA
- the thiC gene encoding phosphomethylpyrimidine synthase ThiC translates to MTQLEAARRGEITEEMNSVAEREGISPEKLRRSVARGHTVIFRNVRHDWVKPVAVGNVVRVKVNANIGTSRDIVDVRAEIEKARVAVKYGADTIMDLSTGGDLDEIRKTIMHAVDVPIGTVPIYQAAEEMLARGKAIIEMSEEDMWKAVEKHFRDGVDYTTIHVGVTREVVEKIRRAKRAVGMVSRGGTFLAAWILHWGEENPFYKNYDYLLELAREYDVVLSLGDGLRPGGLPDAGDELQMAELYTLGRLVRRAREAGVQTMVEGPGHVPIDQIAAQVKLAKVATDNAPFYVLGPIVTDIFPGYDHISAAIGGAIAALNGADFLCYVTPTEHLGLPDVEHVRQGVIAAKIAAHAVNLTRFEAEFRKDYLMSLARGKLNWAEQFELSQDKERFIEIRKERPTKTEACSMCGDLCAIKLINDMLAGGKG, encoded by the coding sequence ATGACGCAGCTCGAAGCCGCGAGGAGGGGAGAAATAACCGAAGAGATGAATTCCGTCGCGGAAAGGGAAGGAATAAGCCCGGAAAAGCTCAGGAGGAGCGTAGCGAGGGGCCACACCGTCATATTCAGGAACGTGAGGCACGACTGGGTTAAACCGGTCGCCGTAGGCAACGTCGTTAGGGTCAAGGTGAACGCCAACATAGGCACGTCGAGGGATATAGTGGACGTCAGGGCTGAGATAGAGAAGGCCAGGGTGGCCGTTAAGTACGGCGCCGACACCATAATGGACCTCTCCACCGGCGGAGACTTAGATGAGATCAGAAAAACGATAATGCACGCCGTTGACGTGCCGATAGGGACGGTTCCAATTTACCAAGCTGCCGAAGAAATGCTCGCCAGGGGAAAGGCCATCATCGAGATGAGCGAAGAGGATATGTGGAAGGCGGTGGAGAAGCACTTCAGGGACGGCGTTGACTACACGACGATCCACGTCGGCGTTACGAGGGAAGTCGTTGAAAAAATCAGGAGGGCGAAGAGGGCAGTGGGCATGGTATCCCGCGGCGGGACGTTTTTAGCGGCCTGGATACTCCACTGGGGCGAGGAGAACCCGTTCTATAAAAATTACGACTACCTGCTTGAGCTCGCGAGGGAGTACGACGTTGTTCTCAGCCTGGGGGATGGCCTGAGGCCCGGGGGACTGCCAGATGCGGGCGACGAGCTTCAGATGGCCGAGCTGTACACCCTCGGGAGGCTCGTGAGGAGGGCGAGGGAAGCTGGCGTTCAGACGATGGTCGAGGGGCCCGGGCACGTGCCGATAGACCAGATAGCCGCCCAGGTGAAGCTGGCAAAGGTAGCAACGGACAACGCGCCCTTCTACGTCCTCGGGCCCATAGTGACGGACATCTTCCCCGGCTATGACCACATAAGCGCGGCCATAGGCGGTGCTATAGCGGCCCTGAACGGCGCGGATTTTCTCTGCTATGTGACGCCAACTGAGCACCTCGGCCTTCCCGATGTCGAGCACGTCCGCCAGGGCGTCATAGCCGCAAAAATAGCGGCCCACGCGGTAAACCTAACCCGCTTTGAGGCCGAATTCAGGAAAGACTACCTCATGAGCCTCGCCAGGGGAAAACTCAACTGGGCCGAGCAGTTTGAGCTGAGCCAGGACAAAGAGCGGTTCATCGAGATAAGGAAGGAGAGGCCGACAAAGACCGAGGCCTGCTCGATGTGCGGCGACCTCTGCGCGATAAAGCTCATCAACGACATGCTCGCGGGTGGGAAGGGATGA
- a CDS encoding phosphoribosylaminoimidazolesuccinocarboxamide synthase, with amino-acid sequence MRFLYSGKTKDVYEDGPYLVFHFKDTVLGRNGEEDSGGNEVVGEKAGKGSVVLDQAEFFFKLLEKNGVKTHFVERVDGRRARFLKAERIPLEVIYRELAYGSFLRRYSGWVKPFQPLGIVEFTLKDDSLDDPLIAEEAVVSLEIASREEVGEMKETTRKVAGILKEFLAPRGLQLVDFKLEFGRLNGALLVIDELSGDTMRVAKDGKILTLEELLGVVE; translated from the coding sequence ATGAGGTTCCTCTACTCAGGCAAGACGAAGGACGTCTACGAGGATGGCCCTTACCTCGTCTTTCACTTCAAGGACACCGTCCTCGGCAGGAACGGCGAGGAAGACAGCGGGGGCAATGAAGTCGTTGGAGAAAAGGCCGGAAAGGGGAGCGTCGTTTTGGATCAGGCGGAGTTCTTCTTCAAACTGCTTGAAAAGAACGGTGTAAAGACGCACTTCGTTGAGAGGGTTGACGGGAGGAGGGCCCGCTTCCTGAAAGCTGAGAGGATTCCGCTTGAGGTGATTTACAGAGAGCTGGCCTACGGGAGCTTCCTGAGGAGATACAGCGGCTGGGTGAAGCCCTTTCAGCCCTTGGGAATAGTTGAGTTCACCCTTAAGGACGACAGCCTCGACGACCCGCTGATAGCTGAAGAAGCCGTGGTCTCCCTTGAAATCGCGAGCAGGGAAGAGGTCGGGGAGATGAAGGAAACAACCAGGAAGGTGGCCGGGATCCTTAAGGAATTCCTGGCACCGAGGGGCCTCCAGCTGGTTGACTTCAAGCTCGAGTTTGGAAGGTTAAACGGGGCGCTCCTGGTTATAGACGAGCTGAGCGGGGACACGATGCGCGTCGCGAAGGATGGAAAAATTCTAACCCTGGAAGAGCTTCTGGGGGTGGTGGAGTGA
- a CDS encoding ATP-binding cassette domain-containing protein — protein sequence MDKTLSGGERKRIELASLLLLRPGYAVLDEPDSGLDITAGELIENLLSEFKKAGATVILITHHGEIAGKTDFAYFVCAGRVVKKGFSLVALRLRIR from the coding sequence ATGGACAAAACCCTCAGCGGTGGAGAAAGGAAAAGGATTGAACTGGCCTCGCTTCTCCTCTTAAGGCCGGGGTACGCGGTACTCGATGAACCCGATTCCGGCCTTGACATAACGGCCGGCGAGCTGATAGAGAACCTCCTCTCGGAGTTCAAAAAAGCCGGGGCAACGGTTATTCTAATCACGCACCACGGGGAAATAGCCGGAAAAACGGATTTTGCCTACTTCGTCTGCGCCGGCAGAGTGGTGAAAAAGGGCTTCTCGCTGGTAGCTCTCCGGCTTCGAATAAGGTAA
- a CDS encoding sulfite exporter TauE/SafE family protein produces the protein MAAKPAGLFINTLSMLSATLKNLKHGKLDPRFGLPILLVATAMAPLGAYAGKFLPKVYVMWVFVSFLFYSATVMVFFRPKSRRNTGNNIVEGPVIGGVAGFLGGLLGVGGGGIISPALIMLGHEPRKVATTTALVVFFSSLSGFLTYWGTGNLDWVLLLWVSIPAIAGGWVGMHIMHFKMSSEQVKKVIGVILYLIALKTLVNVL, from the coding sequence ATGGCCGCCAAGCCGGCTGGCCTCTTCATAAACACGCTCTCGATGCTCTCCGCGACGCTCAAGAACCTCAAACACGGCAAGCTCGACCCCCGCTTCGGTCTTCCAATCCTGCTCGTTGCCACCGCTATGGCCCCTCTCGGTGCCTACGCCGGTAAGTTCCTCCCGAAGGTCTACGTCATGTGGGTTTTCGTGAGCTTTCTCTTTTACTCCGCCACCGTGATGGTTTTCTTCAGGCCGAAGAGTCGCCGGAACACGGGCAACAACATCGTTGAAGGCCCGGTAATCGGCGGGGTAGCGGGCTTCCTCGGCGGTCTCCTCGGGGTGGGCGGCGGAGGGATAATAAGCCCCGCTTTAATAATGCTCGGCCACGAGCCCAGGAAGGTGGCCACCACAACGGCCCTGGTTGTGTTCTTCTCCTCGCTGAGCGGCTTCCTGACCTACTGGGGAACGGGGAACCTCGACTGGGTGCTTTTGCTCTGGGTCTCGATTCCTGCCATAGCCGGTGGCTGGGTTGGCATGCACATCATGCACTTCAAAATGAGCTCCGAGCAGGTGAAAAAGGTGATCGGGGTTATTCTCTACCTGATAGCCCTCAAAACGCTGGTGAACGTCCTCTAA
- the arsB gene encoding ACR3 family arsenite efflux transporter, producing the protein MGKKGLSLFEKYLSVWVALCIMAGIAIGKLIPALPETLSKLTIANVNMPIAVLIWAMIYPMMVKVDFSAIRRVHKGQMLKGLIVTWVTNWLIKPFSMFLISSFFIGTLFSSKLGLIEPPLAKEYIAGAILLGAAPCTAMVFVWSYLADGDPLYTLVQVATNDLIILFAFAPIVGFLMGLNNVPVPYDTLLLSVVLFVVIPLAAGYTSRRHILRTKGVEWFERNFLPKLNTISIVGLLLTLVLLFSFQGKIILENPLHIALIAIPLTIQTYFIFAVAYGWSWLWKLPHKVAAPASFIGASNFFELAVAVAIALFGLESGAALATVVGVLEEVPIMLSLVWIANRTRGLFTAKFEAGSAAPTLAEE; encoded by the coding sequence ATGGGAAAGAAAGGGCTGAGCCTGTTCGAGAAATACCTCTCCGTATGGGTCGCTTTGTGCATAATGGCTGGCATAGCCATTGGAAAGCTCATTCCAGCGCTTCCGGAAACTCTGTCAAAGCTTACCATAGCGAACGTCAACATGCCGATAGCCGTGCTGATCTGGGCCATGATATACCCCATGATGGTCAAGGTGGACTTCTCGGCCATAAGAAGGGTGCACAAGGGGCAGATGCTCAAGGGTTTAATCGTCACGTGGGTGACCAACTGGCTGATAAAGCCCTTCAGCATGTTCCTCATAAGCTCTTTCTTCATAGGCACGCTCTTCTCCTCCAAGCTCGGCCTCATAGAGCCCCCGCTGGCGAAGGAGTACATAGCGGGCGCGATACTCCTCGGGGCGGCACCGTGCACGGCGATGGTCTTCGTGTGGAGCTACCTCGCGGATGGGGATCCGCTCTACACACTCGTTCAGGTCGCCACCAACGACCTCATAATCCTCTTTGCCTTCGCCCCAATAGTAGGCTTCCTCATGGGCCTCAACAATGTTCCGGTACCCTATGACACGCTCCTCCTCTCGGTCGTCCTCTTCGTGGTGATTCCGCTCGCGGCAGGTTACACATCAAGAAGGCACATCCTCAGGACCAAGGGCGTGGAGTGGTTCGAGAGGAACTTCCTTCCAAAGCTGAACACCATCTCAATCGTCGGCCTCCTCCTCACGCTGGTGCTCCTCTTCTCCTTCCAGGGGAAGATAATCCTGGAGAACCCGCTCCACATAGCCCTCATAGCTATCCCCCTCACCATTCAGACCTATTTCATCTTCGCCGTGGCCTACGGCTGGTCATGGCTCTGGAAGCTCCCGCACAAGGTCGCGGCCCCGGCCTCATTCATCGGGGCGAGCAACTTCTTTGAGCTGGCCGTTGCGGTGGCTATAGCCCTCTTCGGCCTTGAGAGCGGTGCGGCCCTGGCAACTGTCGTTGGCGTTCTTGAAGAAGTCCCAATAATGCTCAGCCTCGTCTGGATAGCCAACAGGACGAGGGGCCTTTTCACGGCCAAATTCGAGGCCGGAAGCGCCGCGCCTACCCTCGCGGAGGAATAA
- a CDS encoding arsenate reductase ArsC: MEEKLVLFVCVKNSARSQMAEAFFNYLNDDPRFKAMSAGTEPAEDIDPLARKVMEEIGIPLEGQKPKLYTQDMADEAYLVITMGCLDRCPYAPPEKTWDWGLEDPYGKPIEKYREVRDEIKRRVLKLIEDLKAGKSREEIIGRKSLFTL; encoded by the coding sequence ATGGAGGAGAAGCTCGTCCTTTTTGTCTGCGTCAAGAACTCTGCCAGAAGTCAGATGGCGGAGGCCTTCTTCAACTACCTCAACGACGACCCGCGCTTTAAGGCAATGAGCGCCGGAACCGAGCCTGCCGAGGATATAGACCCGCTCGCGAGGAAGGTGATGGAGGAAATCGGTATCCCCCTCGAAGGGCAAAAACCAAAGCTTTACACTCAGGATATGGCCGATGAGGCTTACCTCGTGATAACGATGGGCTGCCTCGACAGGTGCCCCTACGCTCCCCCGGAGAAGACCTGGGACTGGGGGCTTGAGGATCCCTACGGTAAACCCATCGAGAAGTACCGCGAGGTCAGGGATGAGATAAAGAGGCGCGTTCTGAAGCTCATCGAGGACTTAAAGGCCGGGAAGAGCAGGGAGGAGATAATAGGGCGGAAAAGCCTGTTCACTCTTTGA
- a CDS encoding formate--phosphoribosylaminoimidazolecarboxamide ligase, whose translation MIVSTIASHSSLQILLGAKDEGLKTRLYVKPEKKAFYASTRLVDELIVTENVGTILDDGGIVIPHGSFVAYLGLGEIERAKARFFGNRRFLRWETSFELQDRALDKAGIPRVEAVGEEDIRPDELYFVRLEGPRGGSGHFIARGEEIEGRLERTGGNYRVERFIPGVYLYVHFFYSPILGRLELLGVDGRVVVADGNARWPVRPLPYTIAGNVGVALRESLLPELYDYGLAFVEAMRKLEPPGVIGPFALHFAYDGEFRAIGFASRIDGGSNALHWYGRLYWDEPMSAGRRIAREIKLALEEERLGEVIT comes from the coding sequence GTGATAGTCTCGACGATAGCTTCCCACTCCTCCCTCCAGATTCTCCTCGGGGCTAAGGACGAGGGGCTTAAGACGAGGCTCTATGTGAAGCCTGAGAAAAAGGCCTTCTACGCCTCTACGAGGCTTGTCGATGAGCTTATCGTTACCGAAAACGTGGGAACAATACTCGACGACGGTGGGATAGTAATTCCGCACGGCTCCTTCGTTGCCTACCTCGGCCTTGGGGAGATAGAAAGGGCAAAAGCGAGGTTCTTCGGCAACAGGCGCTTCCTCAGGTGGGAGACGAGCTTTGAGCTGCAGGACAGGGCCCTCGATAAAGCGGGAATACCCCGCGTTGAGGCTGTTGGGGAAGAAGACATCAGGCCGGATGAGCTTTACTTCGTCCGCCTCGAGGGGCCGAGGGGCGGGAGCGGACACTTCATCGCCCGTGGGGAGGAGATTGAGGGAAGACTGGAAAGGACTGGGGGGAACTACAGGGTCGAGCGCTTTATTCCTGGCGTTTACCTCTACGTCCACTTTTTCTACTCGCCGATTTTGGGAAGGTTAGAGCTCCTCGGCGTTGATGGGCGGGTGGTTGTAGCGGACGGAAACGCCCGCTGGCCGGTCAGACCGCTTCCCTACACCATAGCGGGCAACGTTGGTGTCGCCCTTAGAGAATCGCTCCTTCCGGAGCTCTACGACTATGGTTTAGCATTCGTTGAGGCGATGAGAAAGCTTGAACCGCCCGGGGTAATCGGGCCCTTCGCCCTCCACTTTGCCTACGACGGGGAATTCAGGGCAATCGGCTTTGCCTCGCGCATAGACGGCGGGAGCAACGCCCTCCACTGGTACGGGCGGCTCTACTGGGACGAGCCGATGAGCGCCGGGAGGAGGATAGCGCGGGAGATAAAGCTGGCCCTCGAGGAGGAGAGGCTTGGGGAGGTGATAACTTGA
- a CDS encoding IMP cyclohydrolase produces the protein MTYTGRTLGIGLMEGRPFAFYLLCSRSFPDRRAVIRGNVAYIINQGESNNPYVSYPAVRVGEYAVVTNGLHTDFIFQALEWEKPRKALVHVLDAMDYERDEHGTPRIAGVMERGSGRGWLGFAGRDSFWVRGLGLREGKAFVTATYNVDGFIEISAGNFHSAKELATEILKLPLEHKILAIGVVEKERGWEIEVAP, from the coding sequence TTGACCTACACGGGCAGGACTCTCGGGATAGGCCTGATGGAGGGAAGGCCCTTCGCCTTCTACCTCCTCTGCTCCCGCTCCTTCCCGGACAGGAGGGCAGTGATCCGGGGAAATGTGGCTTACATCATCAACCAGGGCGAGAGTAACAACCCCTACGTGAGCTATCCAGCAGTTAGGGTGGGGGAGTACGCTGTGGTTACCAACGGCCTCCACACGGACTTCATCTTTCAGGCCCTCGAGTGGGAAAAGCCGAGGAAGGCTTTGGTTCACGTTCTCGACGCGATGGACTACGAGAGGGATGAACACGGCACGCCGAGGATAGCCGGTGTCATGGAGCGAGGAAGCGGGCGGGGATGGCTCGGCTTCGCTGGAAGGGACAGCTTCTGGGTCAGGGGGCTTGGGCTGAGGGAGGGCAAAGCCTTCGTTACGGCAACGTATAACGTTGATGGCTTCATAGAAATCAGCGCGGGCAACTTCCACTCCGCTAAAGAACTCGCGACGGAGATCCTTAAGCTCCCGTTAGAGCACAAAATACTCGCGATAGGTGTCGTAGAAAAGGAAAGAGGGTGGGAGATCGAAGTAGCCCCCTGA